ACCCAGGATGACGAACAAGACAGACCCCACCGGCGACGTCCGCCTGACAGGCATATCCAAGACCTACGGCGCCTTCACCGCCGTCCATCCGCTCGACCTGACCGTCCCGCAGGGCTCCTTCTTCGCCCTGCTCGGCGCCTCCGGCTGCGGCAAGACCACCACCCTGCGCATGATCGCCGGCCTGGAGGAACCTTCCGCCGGCACCGTCTTCCTGGGCGACCAGGACGTGACGTCCCTCCCGCCGTACAAGCGGCCGGTGAACACGGTCTTCCAGTCGTACGCCCTCTTCCCGCACCTCGACATCTTCGAGAACGTCGCCTTCGGCCTGCGCCGGCGCGGCCTGAAATCGGTGAAGAAGCAGGTCGATGAGATGCTCGACCTCGTCCAGCTCGGTGAGCAGGCCCGCAAGAAGCCGCATCAGCTCTCCGGCGGCCAGCAGCAGCGCGTCGCCGTGGCCCGGGCGCTGATCAACCACCCCAAGGTGCTCCTGCTCGACGAGCCGCTCGGCGCCCTCGACCTGAAGCTGCGCCGCCAGATGCAGCTGGAGCTCAAGCGCATCCAGACCGAGGTCGGCATCACCTTCATCCACGTCACGCACGACCAGGAGGAGGCCATGACCATGGCCGACACGGTCGCCGTGATGAACGCGGGCCGCGTCGAGCAGCTCGGCTCGCCGGCCGACCTCTACGAGAACCCGCGCACCACCTTCGTCGCCAACTTCCTCGGCACCTCCAACTTCATCGAGGCCGAGGTCGACTCCAAGAGCGGCGAGGAGATCGTGCTGAAGGCGGGCGGCGGCAAGCTCGTCCTACCCGAGGCCCGGTGCGGCGCCCCCACGACGGCCGGCGGCAAGGTGCTGGTCGGCGTCCGCCCGGAGAAGATCTCCCTCACCCACGCCGACGACGCCGGCGAGATACCCGAGGGCCGCAACCGCATCACCGGCCGGATAGCCGACTCCAGCTTCATCGGCGTCTCGACCCAGTACGTCGTCGACAGCCCGGTCTGTACCGACTTCGAGGTCTACGCCCAGAACATCGACCGCGACCCGCGGCTCGTGCCCGGCGCCGAGGTCGTCCTGCACTGGAACCCGGCCCACACCTTCGGCCTGGACGCCGCCCAGGACGCCGGCGCCGGAGTGGAAGAGGCGGCCTGATGTCGACACTCACCGAGGCGCCACCGCCGCTCGCACCACGAGCCCCCGAGCCGCAACCCCCGAAGCGCAGGGGCCGCTGGACCCCGTACTGGCTGCTGCTCCCCGGCATCCTCTGGCTGCTGGTGTTCTTCGCGCTGCCGATGATCTACCAGGCCTCCACGTCCGTGCAGACGGGCTCCCTGGAGGAGGGCTACAAGGTCACCTGGCACTTCGCCACGTACTGGGACGCGCTGTCCGCGTACGGGCCGCAGTTCGTCCGGTCCGTGCTCTACGCGGGCACCGCCACGATCCTGTGCCTCCTGCTCGGCTACCCGCTCGCGTATCTGATCGCCTTCCGCGCGGGCCGCTGGCGGAACCTGATCATGATCCTGGTGATCGCGCCGTTCTTCACCAGCTTCCTGATCCGCACCCTCGCCTGGAAGACGATCCTCGCGGACGGCGGCCCGCTCGTCGGCGCGCTCGACACGCTGCACGTCCTGGACGTCACCAGCTGGCTCGGCTGGACCGCCGGCGACCGGGTCCTCGCCACGCCGCTCGCGGTGGTCTGCGGACTGACGTACAACTTCCTGCCGTTCATGATCCTGCCGCTCTACACCTCGCTGGAGCGGATCGACGGCCGGCTCCACGAGGCCGCCGGTGATCTGTACGCCCGTCCCTGGACGACCTTCCGCAAGGTCACCTTCCCGCTGTCGATGCCGGGTGTCGTCTCCGGCACGCTGCTCACCTTCATCCCGGCCACCGGCGACTACGTCAACGCCGATCTGCTCGGCTCCACGGACACCCGCATGGTCGGCAACGTCATCCAGACACAGTTCCTCAGAGTGCTCGACTACCCGACGGCCGCGGCGCTCTCCTTCATCCTCATGGCGGCCATTCTCCTCATGGTCACCCTCTACATCCGCAGGTCCGGGACGGAGGATCTGGTCTAAATGCCCTTCGTCAACTGGCTCAAGAGAAATCTCGTCGTCATCGCGGGACTCCTGACGCTCGGCTATCTGCTCCTGCCGAACGTCATCGTCACGGTGTTCTCCTTCAACAAACCGAAGGGGCGCTTCAACTACGAGTGGCAGCAGTTCTCGCTGGACGCCTGGAAGGACCCCTGCGGGGTCTCCGACCTGTGCGGCTCGCTGTCGGTCAGTCTCCAGATCGCGTTCTGGGCGACCCTCGGCGCCACCCTCCTCGGCACGCTCATCGCCTTCGCCCTGGTCCGCTACCGGTTCCGCGCCCGCGGCGCCGTGAACTCGCTGATCTTCCTGCCGATGGCGATGCCCGAGGTCGTCATGGCCGCCTCGCTGCTCACCCTGTTCCTCAACATGGGCGCCCAGCTGGGCTTCTGGACGATCCTCATCGCGCACATCATGTTCTGCCTGAGTTTCGTGGTCACGGCCGTCAAGGCGCGCGTGATGTCGATGGACCCGAAACTGGAGGAGGCGGCGCGGGACCTGTACGCGGGCCCGTTCCAGACCTTCGTCCGGGTCACCCTGCCGATCGCGGCGCCGGGAATCGCGGCGGGCGCGCTGCTCGCCTTCGCCCTCTCCTTCGACGACTTCATCATCACGAACTTCAACGCGGGCTCGACCGTCACGTTCCCGATGTTCGTCTGGGGCTCGGCACAGCGCGGAACGCCCGTGCAGATCAACGTCATCGGTACGGCCATGTTCCTCGTCGCCGTGCTGCTGGTCCTGGCCTCGATGGCCGTCGGTAATCGCCGTAACAGACAAAAGGCATGACTGTAGGGAGTTGAAATCATGGCCCCAGGCGCCATGAGTCAGTGGACGAGATCCCTGTCGGAAGCCCAGCCGGTCCCGTACTGGCTGGACGACCCCGGCCGGCCCCGTCCCGAACCCGCCCTCACCACCTCCGAGACCTGCGATCTGCTGGTCGTCGGCGGCGGCTACAGCGGACTGTGGACGGCGCTGATCGCCAAGGAACGCGACCCGCGGCGGGACGTGGTGCTGGTGGAGGGCCGCGAGGTGGGCTGGGCCGCCTCGGGCCGCAACGGCGGGTTCTGCGCCGCATCCCTCACCCACGGCCTGCCCAACGGCCTCGCCCGCTGGCCCGACGAGATCCACAAGCTCCAGGAGCTGGGCACCCGCAACCTCGACGCGATCCAGGCGGCGGTCGCCCGGCACTCCATCGACTGCGACTTCGAACGCACCGGCGAGATCGACGTCGCCACCGAGCCGTACCAGGCGGCGGAACTGCGCGCCTGGCACGAGGAGATGTCCCGCCGGGGCCTCGCCGAGGACGTCGAGTACCTGGACGCCGAGGCGGTCCGGGAACAGGTGAACTCACCCACCTTCCAGGCGGGCCTGTGGGACCGCAGGGGCGTGGCGATGCTGCACCCGGCGAAGCTGGCCTGGGGCCTGAAGCGGGCCTGCGTCGAGCTGGGCGTCCGCGTCTACGAGCACACCCCCGCCCTCACCCTGAAGCCGTACGGCACCGGCATGACCGTACGCACCCCCTACGCCCGGGTGCGCGCCCGCCAGGTCGCCCTCGGCACGAACATCTTCCCGAACCTGGTCAGACGCGTCCGCTCGTACACCGTCCCGGTCTACGACTACGCCCTCATGACCGAGCCGCTCACCCCCGCTCAACTGGCCTCGATCGGCTGGAAGAACCGCCAGGGCCTCGGGGACAGCGCCAACCAGTTCCACTACTTCCGCCTGTCCGCCGACAACCGCGTCCTCTGGGGCGGCTACGACGCGATCTACCCCTATGGCGGCCGCGTCCGCGCCGAGTACGACGACCGCCCGGCGACCTACGCCAAGCTCGCCGGGCACTTCTTCACCTGCTTCCCGCAACTGGAGGGCGTCCGCTTCACCCACGCCTGGGGCGGCGCGATCGACACCTGCTCCCGCTTCTCGGCGTTCTTCGGCACCGCCCACCAGCAGAAGGTCGCCTACGCGGCCGGCTACACGGGCCTGGGCGTCGGCGCGACGCGCTTCGGCGCCGAGGTGATGCTGGACCTGCTGTCCGGCGAGCGCACGGAACGCACGGAACTGCAGATGGTCCGCAAGAAGCCCCTGCCCTTCCCCCCGGAACCCTTCGCCTGGACGGGCATCGCCCTCACCAAGTGGTCCCTGGCCCGCGCGGACGCCCAGGGCGGCCGGCGCAACCTGTGGCTGCGCGCGATGGACCGGCTGGGACTGGGTTTCGACAGCTGATCACTCGGGGGTCCGGCCCGGCGCAGGGCTCCGCCCGCTCCGGCGGGGCCGTTGGCCGGGCCTCCTCCCGGCGCGGCGGCCCTTACATCCAGTTCCTCGCCGACCAGGAGCGGTTGCGCGAGGAGCTCCTCCACACCTTCGGCGCGCTGCACAGCGCGAACAAACAGATCGTGCCGTCCTCGGACCGTCCGCCCAAGCAGCTGACCCACCTCGGGGACAGGCTGCGCAGCCGGCTGGAGTCCGGGCTCATCACGCATGTCCAGCCGCCCGACCAGCAGGCGCGCGTCGCCCTTCTGCAACGCCGGGTGGAACGGGAGCAGCTCGCCGCGCCGCCGGAGGTCCTGGAGTACGTCGCCTCGCAGGTCCAGCGGAACGTCCGGGAACGGGAAGGGGCGCTGATCCGCGTGACCGCCTTCGCGTCCCTGAACCGGCAGCAGGTGGACGTACGGCTGGCCGAGGTCGTCCTCAGGGACCTGGTGCCGGACCGGGTGCCGACACGGGAGGAGGACGTGGCGCGACTGATCATCGCGCAGACCGCCGACTACTTCGGCGTCACGGCCGACGACGTGTGCGGAAAGGAACGCGGACGCGCCACGTGACGGCTCGTCAGATCGCCATGTACCTGTGCCGCGAGCTCACCGACCTGTCGACGCCGAGGATCGCCTCGGTCTTCGGCGGCCGTGACCGGGAGACCGTCGAGCGCGCGGACCGGAAGATCCGCAACCTGATGGCCGAGCGCCGCTCCATCTACAACCAGATGACCGAACTCACCCTGCGCGTCAAGGACGCCGGGGGCTGAGCTTCGACGCTGAACCGGCGGGGTGTGAGACGGTTCACTCCGATGAGGGGCCGAAACCCGCGTAATGACCGCACGGAGAGCTCTCTCTCCCTCGTGACGCCCTCGGGACGCCCTGCGCGTTCGCGAGATCCACGAGTGAGAAGGAGGTCATCCTGATGACCGGTGCGAAGACGGCGGTCGAGTGGCTCGCATCCGTCGCGCCCGATCCCGAGGCCTGCCGCTGGGAATGGGAGCGCAACCCGCTCGGGGTCGCGCTGCTGCCGGCCGGCAGCGCGTGGGACGTGCTCGTCCTGCCCGACGCACTCGGCTACGCCACGCTCGACGTGCTCAGCCGCGTTCTCGACCAGCCGGGCCCCGTGCTCGTCGACTTCGGCGACGCGCGCGTGGGGTTCTTCGTGCCGCCGGGCACCGCGGCCCGCTGGCTCGGCACGGGCATCCGCACGGCGGGCGCCGGCACCTGGATCGTCGTGCCGTACCCGGGCCGTTCCTCACCCGGCGGAGTCCGCTGGCTCGTCCCCCCGGACGGTTCTGGCACCCTGACGGACCCGGCCCTGCTGGAACTGGCGATGCACGAGGCGGCGGTGGGGCTGGCCACGAAGAAGGAAGATTAGGCCCTACCGGGGCTGCCCGGGCGGCGTCGTCCGCCCGAGGAACAGCCACAGCGACGACAGCGGCACCGCGCACAGACACCAGCTGGCCACCACGTCCAGTGGCCAGTGGTAGCCGCGGCGGACCAGGCCGTAGCTCACGCCGAGAACCAGGACGAGGCAGGCGGTGACCAGGGCGCGGCGGGCGAGGTGCGTGACCAGCCGGGGGAGCAGGAGCAGGGTCGCGCAGCCGTAGGCGACGGCGGCCGTGGCGGTGTGGCCCGAGGGGTAGTAGCCGGTGCCGGGCGGGACGGCCGGGGTGCCCGGACGGTCCGTGAGTTCCTTGAGCGGGATGATCAGTACCGGGACCAGGGCCATGAGGAGGGCCACGGCGGTGACGGGCAGCCACCAGCGGTCCGTCCGGCGAGTTCGCAGGGCGACGTATCCGAGGGCGACGGCGAGGACCGGGACCGCGACCTGGACGTTGCCGAGGTCGGAGAGGAACTCGGAGAGACCGTCCGGGTGGACGAGGCCGCGGCTGACGCGCTCGTCGAGGCGGACGAGCGGGCCGCCGTCGACGACCTGCCAGGTGATCAGGGCGAACAGGAGCGCCGGGAGGCCGAGCAGGAGGGCCCAGAAGCGCGGGTGCCGCGCGGTGGTGGACTCGGCGAGATCCTGGTTCCCGGAGATCGGCATGGGACACAGCTTGGCACGGGCACAGATATCCACTGTCCACCCGCGCGACCCAGTGGAGGATCACGTGAACCAGCCGGAGAGCGACGACGACGGCCTCTTCGACCACTGTCCGTGGCGCTACGCCGAGCAGGCGACGGAGGGGCAGCGGGCGGCACAGGAGCAGCGGCAGAAGCGGCTGCTCGGGGGAGCGGGGCCGGTGTCCGTACGGCTCGGTGAGGGCTGCTTCGTCGCTGAGACGGCCGCGGTGTACCCGGACGTCCTGCACCTGGGCGACCGCTCGTACATCGCGGCCCACGCCTACGTCACCGGCGAGATACGCACCGGCGCCGACTGCACGCTCAACCCCTTCACCGTGGTGCGCGGCACCGTCACCCTCGGGGACGGGGTGCGCATCGGCGCCCACAGCTCGCTGCTCGCCTTCAACCACGGGACCGCGCCCGAGCTGCCGGTCCATCGGCAGCCCGTCACCACCCGTGGGATCACGGTCGGCGACGACGTGTGGATCGGCTCCCACGTGGTCGTCGTGGACGGCGTCACCATCGGTGACCACTGTGTCATCGGCGCCGGCGCGGTCGTCACGAAGAACCTGCCCGCGTGGACGGTGGCGGCCGGCAACCCGGCCCGCCGGATCCGCGACCGCAGGGAGGCGCGGGTGCCCGCACCTCGCGCGAGAGCCCCGCACCCCGCCC
This region of Streptomyces caelestis genomic DNA includes:
- a CDS encoding ABC transporter permease, whose product is MPFVNWLKRNLVVIAGLLTLGYLLLPNVIVTVFSFNKPKGRFNYEWQQFSLDAWKDPCGVSDLCGSLSVSLQIAFWATLGATLLGTLIAFALVRYRFRARGAVNSLIFLPMAMPEVVMAASLLTLFLNMGAQLGFWTILIAHIMFCLSFVVTAVKARVMSMDPKLEEAARDLYAGPFQTFVRVTLPIAAPGIAAGALLAFALSFDDFIITNFNAGSTVTFPMFVWGSAQRGTPVQINVIGTAMFLVAVLLVLASMAVGNRRNRQKA
- a CDS encoding NAD(P)/FAD-dependent oxidoreductase, with protein sequence MAPGAMSQWTRSLSEAQPVPYWLDDPGRPRPEPALTTSETCDLLVVGGGYSGLWTALIAKERDPRRDVVLVEGREVGWAASGRNGGFCAASLTHGLPNGLARWPDEIHKLQELGTRNLDAIQAAVARHSIDCDFERTGEIDVATEPYQAAELRAWHEEMSRRGLAEDVEYLDAEAVREQVNSPTFQAGLWDRRGVAMLHPAKLAWGLKRACVELGVRVYEHTPALTLKPYGTGMTVRTPYARVRARQVALGTNIFPNLVRRVRSYTVPVYDYALMTEPLTPAQLASIGWKNRQGLGDSANQFHYFRLSADNRVLWGGYDAIYPYGGRVRAEYDDRPATYAKLAGHFFTCFPQLEGVRFTHAWGGAIDTCSRFSAFFGTAHQQKVAYAAGYTGLGVGATRFGAEVMLDLLSGERTERTELQMVRKKPLPFPPEPFAWTGIALTKWSLARADAQGGRRNLWLRAMDRLGLGFDS
- a CDS encoding ABC transporter permease, with the translated sequence MSTLTEAPPPLAPRAPEPQPPKRRGRWTPYWLLLPGILWLLVFFALPMIYQASTSVQTGSLEEGYKVTWHFATYWDALSAYGPQFVRSVLYAGTATILCLLLGYPLAYLIAFRAGRWRNLIMILVIAPFFTSFLIRTLAWKTILADGGPLVGALDTLHVLDVTSWLGWTAGDRVLATPLAVVCGLTYNFLPFMILPLYTSLERIDGRLHEAAGDLYARPWTTFRKVTFPLSMPGVVSGTLLTFIPATGDYVNADLLGSTDTRMVGNVIQTQFLRVLDYPTAAALSFILMAAILLMVTLYIRRSGTEDLV
- a CDS encoding ABC transporter ATP-binding protein, whose translation is MTNKTDPTGDVRLTGISKTYGAFTAVHPLDLTVPQGSFFALLGASGCGKTTTLRMIAGLEEPSAGTVFLGDQDVTSLPPYKRPVNTVFQSYALFPHLDIFENVAFGLRRRGLKSVKKQVDEMLDLVQLGEQARKKPHQLSGGQQQRVAVARALINHPKVLLLDEPLGALDLKLRRQMQLELKRIQTEVGITFIHVTHDQEEAMTMADTVAVMNAGRVEQLGSPADLYENPRTTFVANFLGTSNFIEAEVDSKSGEEIVLKAGGGKLVLPEARCGAPTTAGGKVLVGVRPEKISLTHADDAGEIPEGRNRITGRIADSSFIGVSTQYVVDSPVCTDFEVYAQNIDRDPRLVPGAEVVLHWNPAHTFGLDAAQDAGAGVEEAA
- a CDS encoding phosphatase PAP2 family protein, which codes for MPISGNQDLAESTTARHPRFWALLLGLPALLFALITWQVVDGGPLVRLDERVSRGLVHPDGLSEFLSDLGNVQVAVPVLAVALGYVALRTRRTDRWWLPVTAVALLMALVPVLIIPLKELTDRPGTPAVPPGTGYYPSGHTATAAVAYGCATLLLLPRLVTHLARRALVTACLVLVLGVSYGLVRRGYHWPLDVVASWCLCAVPLSSLWLFLGRTTPPGQPR